A part of Candidatus Electrothrix aestuarii genomic DNA contains:
- a CDS encoding DUF4390 domain-containing protein, which yields MIYIFQSLQSFSTYAGRRPILHTSLALLFFFALFFSFPVFSASQAEKEKEPIIDEIVISAAGGNLVLFATVRHCFTDEMLEGVRNGIPLTFRFDIRLDKIRKNWFDSELVEHKINHTLSYDPLKEEYQVAFAEKDRPEVTRSLDEAKKMMADINGLALHPLNELQAGSPYSLEIKATLVENTFPLSMHSIIPFTSLWNFETDWRIVEFNY from the coding sequence ATGATTTATATTTTTCAAAGTCTCCAAAGTTTCTCTACCTATGCTGGACGTAGACCTATACTACATACAAGCCTTGCCCTCCTCTTCTTTTTTGCCCTTTTTTTCTCCTTTCCCGTTTTCTCCGCGTCCCAAGCTGAAAAAGAAAAAGAACCAATCATTGATGAAATAGTTATCAGTGCAGCAGGAGGCAACCTCGTACTCTTTGCAACAGTACGCCATTGTTTCACCGATGAAATGCTTGAAGGCGTGCGAAATGGCATCCCCCTGACCTTCCGCTTTGATATCCGCCTGGATAAAATACGGAAAAATTGGTTTGATTCCGAGTTGGTCGAGCATAAAATCAACCACACCCTGAGCTATGATCCCCTCAAAGAAGAGTATCAGGTTGCCTTTGCTGAAAAAGATAGACCCGAAGTCACCAGATCCCTGGATGAGGCGAAGAAGATGATGGCTGACATCAACGGACTTGCACTCCATCCACTGAATGAGCTCCAAGCGGGATCCCCCTACTCTCTGGAAATCAAGGCTACCCTGGTTGAGAACACCTTCCCCCTCAGCATGCATTCTATTATCCCCTTTACCTCGCTGTGGAATTTTGAAACCGACTGGCGCATTGTTGAGTTTAACTATTAG
- the hemB gene encoding porphobilinogen synthase — translation MVFPEYRPRRMRRNENFRALVRETHLTPDQLIYPLFVMPGKGKKEEVSSMPGVFRISVDQLKKEAQSCLEVGVKSVILFGLPEKKDPMGSGAHASNGIVQQAIKELKNTAPDLTVITDVCLCEYTDHGHCGCLSGNEVDNDTTLELLARTALSHAKAGADMVAPSDMMDGRVSEIRSTLDENDFHNVPIMSYAVKYASAFYGPFRDAADCAPQFGDRRSYQMDPANSREALREATLDVDEGADILMVKPAVAYLDIISRLRDEFDLPIAAYHVSGEYAMIKAAADKGWIDGDRVMAETLLSIRRAGADIILTYFAKDMAKMLQG, via the coding sequence ATGGTCTTTCCAGAATATCGTCCCCGTCGTATGCGACGGAATGAAAATTTTCGCGCTCTGGTGCGCGAAACCCACCTCACCCCAGATCAGCTCATCTATCCCCTCTTTGTTATGCCGGGCAAGGGCAAAAAAGAAGAGGTTTCCTCCATGCCGGGCGTCTTCCGCATTTCCGTGGATCAGCTCAAAAAAGAGGCGCAATCCTGCCTGGAAGTCGGGGTAAAATCAGTTATCCTCTTCGGCCTACCGGAGAAAAAGGACCCGATGGGCTCTGGTGCCCATGCCAGTAACGGCATTGTCCAGCAGGCGATTAAGGAGCTAAAAAACACAGCCCCGGATCTGACTGTGATCACCGATGTCTGCCTCTGTGAGTACACAGACCACGGTCATTGCGGCTGCCTGAGCGGCAATGAGGTGGATAACGACACCACTCTGGAGCTGCTGGCCCGCACCGCACTTTCCCATGCCAAGGCCGGGGCAGACATGGTCGCGCCCTCGGATATGATGGACGGACGGGTGAGTGAAATCCGCAGCACTCTGGATGAAAACGATTTTCATAACGTGCCCATCATGTCCTACGCAGTAAAGTATGCCTCCGCCTTTTACGGCCCGTTCCGGGATGCGGCAGACTGCGCGCCCCAGTTCGGGGATCGGCGCAGCTATCAGATGGACCCTGCCAACAGCCGTGAGGCCCTGCGCGAGGCCACCCTGGATGTGGATGAGGGCGCGGATATCCTGATGGTTAAGCCTGCGGTAGCTTATCTGGATATCATCAGCCGCCTGCGGGATGAGTTTGACCTGCCCATCGCGGCCTATCATGTCAGCGGGGAGTACGCCATGATCAAGGCAGCAGCGGACAAAGGTTGGATTGACGGGGATCGGGTCATGGCCGAGACCCTGCTTTCCATCCGCCGTGCTGGCGCGGATATTATCCTGACTTATTTTGCTAAGGATATGGCGAAGATGTTGCAGGGGTAG
- a CDS encoding NifB/NifX family molybdenum-iron cluster-binding protein gives MSSSFFLAVPSNTPGGLDAEISEHFGHCELFTLIDIQEGKVASVDTVANVEHGAGGCMEPVQLLKDQGVQAIVVGGMGARPMQALADVNIDVYFAEKSSLNKVQEAVDGIVQGSFPVMRADQTCKGAGTCHH, from the coding sequence ATGAGTTCATCATTTTTTCTCGCTGTTCCTTCAAATACACCTGGCGGTCTTGACGCTGAAATTTCTGAACATTTCGGGCATTGTGAGCTTTTTACCCTGATTGATATTCAAGAGGGCAAAGTCGCTTCCGTTGATACTGTTGCCAATGTTGAGCACGGTGCCGGAGGCTGTATGGAGCCAGTGCAATTATTAAAAGATCAGGGCGTGCAGGCAATTGTTGTTGGTGGTATGGGTGCGCGTCCTATGCAGGCTCTTGCTGATGTAAATATTGATGTCTATTTTGCAGAAAAAAGTAGTCTGAACAAGGTGCAGGAGGCCGTGGATGGCATAGTGCAAGGAAGTTTCCCGGTGATGCGAGCTGACCAGACCTGCAAGGGCGCTGGTACCTGCCATCACTAA
- a CDS encoding DUF134 domain-containing protein, translated as MSPRLKKKRCCEGEFCGQAFKPVGLPLRKLNQIILYRDELESLKLCDLEGLTQEQAGERMGISRGTVQRLLTGSRKKVAEALVSGAALIFSEDT; from the coding sequence ATGTCTCCACGTCTGAAGAAAAAACGATGCTGCGAAGGTGAGTTTTGTGGTCAGGCCTTTAAGCCTGTTGGACTGCCTTTGCGGAAACTGAACCAGATTATTTTGTACCGCGATGAGCTGGAGTCGCTCAAGCTCTGTGATTTGGAAGGATTAACCCAGGAACAGGCTGGAGAGCGCATGGGCATATCTCGGGGGACGGTTCAACGTTTGCTGACAGGTTCACGCAAAAAGGTTGCTGAAGCCTTGGTCTCCGGGGCTGCCTTGATCTTTTCTGAAGATACCTGA
- the rodA gene encoding rod shape-determining protein RodA, which yields MLRFDRRLVHNFDWVMVVILLLISTMSLASLFSATWNGGPSTSPVFYKQLYFFLFGYAFILVLISIDYGELETLSYLGYGLICLLLLYTNLFVDSIAGTQRWINLGFFHLQPSEPAKLILVLVLASCYASNEYVENGYRLRDILRPAIITAVPFLLILIQPDLGTALMLAILFVSMTMFAHLRWSTISILGGTGLACAVLGWFYGLKDYQRRRIETFLNPESDPMNHGYQIKQSKIAVGSGQAFGKGFMEGTQGHLNFLPERHTDFAFAVWCEELGFVGSLFFLVCFFFMLFWGINIALTARDKFGVYLAFGLVMLIFWQTVINLFMIMGMLPVVGIPLPLFSYGGSSLLTTLVAIGILMNIRMRRFQVR from the coding sequence ATGCTTCGATTCGACAGACGTCTTGTTCATAATTTCGACTGGGTTATGGTCGTCATTCTCCTGCTCATCTCCACCATGTCCCTGGCCAGCTTATTCAGTGCAACCTGGAACGGTGGACCGTCCACGTCACCGGTATTTTATAAGCAGCTGTATTTCTTTCTCTTTGGCTATGCTTTTATTCTGGTTCTTATCAGCATTGATTATGGTGAGCTTGAAACCCTCTCCTATCTTGGCTATGGCTTAATTTGCCTCCTCTTGCTTTATACCAATCTCTTTGTTGATAGTATTGCCGGAACCCAACGCTGGATCAATCTCGGATTCTTCCACCTCCAGCCCTCAGAACCAGCCAAATTGATCCTTGTCCTGGTGCTGGCCAGCTGCTATGCCAGCAATGAATATGTGGAAAACGGCTATCGCCTGAGGGATATCCTCCGACCAGCCATTATTACAGCAGTCCCCTTTCTCCTCATTCTTATCCAACCGGACCTGGGAACCGCACTCATGTTGGCCATTCTTTTTGTTTCCATGACCATGTTCGCCCATCTGCGCTGGTCAACGATCAGCATCCTCGGCGGCACAGGACTTGCTTGTGCCGTATTAGGCTGGTTTTATGGTTTGAAAGATTACCAGAGAAGGCGTATTGAAACCTTTCTCAATCCAGAAAGCGACCCCATGAATCATGGGTACCAAATTAAGCAATCAAAAATAGCCGTGGGCAGTGGGCAGGCATTTGGCAAAGGGTTTATGGAGGGAACCCAAGGACATCTGAACTTCCTACCGGAACGACACACCGACTTCGCCTTTGCGGTCTGGTGTGAAGAACTGGGTTTTGTTGGCTCCTTATTCTTTCTCGTCTGTTTCTTCTTCATGCTGTTCTGGGGGATCAACATCGCCTTAACAGCCAGAGATAAATTTGGTGTTTACTTAGCCTTTGGCCTGGTGATGCTCATCTTCTGGCAGACGGTCATTAATCTTTTTATGATCATGGGTATGCTGCCGGTGGTGGGTATTCCACTGCCTTTGTTCAGCTATGGAGGTTCATCCTTATTGACGACCTTAGTGGCGATCGGCATCCTGATGAATATTCGGATGCGGAGATTTCAGGTGAGATAG
- a CDS encoding sigma-54 dependent transcriptional regulator, producing the protein MPSTILIIDDEAPIREVLSGILSDEGFHPLSAASAEEGLTILAEQDVHLVLLDIWLPGMDGIAALEKIKQDGNEVPVIMISGHGTIETAVQATRIGAFDFIEKPLSYDKVVLAINQGLRVARLERENKLLREAKPSEAATAIIGDSPVVKHLRMQIERVAPTDASVLILGGHGTGKELVAQAIHSQSNRAESPMVEVNCAAIPEELIESELFGYEKGAFTGADKAKKGKFDQAHGSTLFLDEIGDMSLKSQAKVLRILQEQKFERVGGAKTIEVDVRILAATNKNLEQEIEEGNFRADLFYRLNVVPIQLPDLKERLEDIPALVGSFLERFRSKGLGEKRFAGDALSMLMQHPWPGNIRELRNMVERLMIMVPGELITAKEVAVFLNPSDFQPLTSSFEAGYSHLAFKDARKQFEHDYLKKKLEENEGNVSKTAETIGMERSHLHKKVKALGIKI; encoded by the coding sequence ATGCCTTCTACCATTCTCATCATCGACGACGAAGCCCCTATCCGCGAAGTCCTGTCCGGTATTCTCAGCGACGAGGGGTTTCATCCGCTCAGTGCTGCCTCTGCGGAAGAGGGTCTGACCATTTTGGCAGAGCAGGATGTGCATCTGGTCTTGCTGGATATCTGGCTGCCTGGGATGGACGGAATTGCGGCCCTGGAAAAAATCAAACAGGACGGCAATGAGGTACCAGTGATCATGATTTCCGGACACGGCACCATTGAGACCGCTGTCCAGGCAACCCGGATTGGTGCTTTTGATTTCATAGAAAAACCGCTTTCCTACGACAAGGTGGTTCTGGCCATTAACCAGGGCTTACGGGTTGCCCGACTGGAACGGGAGAACAAACTCCTGCGTGAGGCCAAACCTTCAGAGGCGGCAACTGCTATAATCGGCGATTCCCCGGTGGTCAAGCACCTCCGTATGCAAATCGAGCGAGTCGCTCCTACTGATGCCTCGGTCCTCATCCTTGGCGGACACGGCACCGGCAAGGAATTGGTTGCCCAGGCGATTCATAGCCAATCCAACCGAGCTGAAAGCCCTATGGTGGAGGTCAACTGCGCCGCCATCCCGGAAGAGCTGATAGAATCAGAGCTCTTCGGCTATGAAAAAGGGGCCTTTACCGGAGCGGATAAAGCCAAGAAAGGAAAATTTGATCAGGCGCATGGCTCCACCCTTTTTCTTGATGAAATCGGCGACATGAGCCTGAAGAGTCAGGCCAAAGTTCTGCGCATCCTTCAGGAGCAGAAATTTGAGCGAGTCGGCGGTGCCAAGACCATTGAGGTCGATGTCCGAATCTTAGCAGCCACCAATAAAAACCTGGAACAGGAGATTGAAGAGGGGAATTTCCGAGCTGATCTCTTTTACCGGCTCAATGTGGTACCTATCCAGCTTCCTGACCTGAAGGAGCGCCTGGAAGATATCCCTGCCCTAGTGGGCAGCTTCCTGGAGCGCTTTCGCAGCAAGGGCCTGGGAGAAAAACGTTTTGCCGGTGATGCCCTAAGTATGCTCATGCAACACCCTTGGCCCGGTAATATTCGGGAGCTGCGCAATATGGTGGAGCGGCTGATGATCATGGTACCAGGAGAACTTATTACAGCTAAGGAAGTGGCTGTTTTTCTCAATCCCAGCGACTTTCAGCCCCTGACCAGCAGCTTTGAAGCAGGTTACAGCCATCTGGCTTTCAAGGATGCCCGCAAACAATTTGAGCACGATTATCTCAAGAAAAAACTTGAGGAAAATGAAGGCAATGTATCCAAAACCGCTGAAACAATCGGCATGGAACGGAGCCATCTCCACAAAAAAGTCAAAGCATTGGGAATCAAAATCTGA
- the mreC gene encoding rod shape-determining protein MreC, protein MPDSSSELRFLLLIHLPSDEKNSRRQSKSSINTFRFFLFIGTVITFALILLIIVLGDQQFGPVHKVVFEGAGPLQKGMAKISRSIHSVKRKYIDLLTVREEKERLWRELQECRTTAYANRGAVALNARLRKLLDFKESSNQPTITAQIIGKDPSLWFRSVIIDRGTSDGVGKGMPVVTGEGIVGQVYASSSDYSKVLLAIAPSSAIDVLLQDSRIRGILKGTGTNLYHLEYILKTAEVFVGDRVVTAGYGGMFPTGLPVGIVSKVTRNRRGMFLEIEVVPAVDFKTLENLLVIEREKKEFN, encoded by the coding sequence ATGCCGGACTCTTCTTCTGAGTTGCGTTTCCTGTTGTTGATTCACCTCCCATCTGATGAAAAAAATAGCCGCAGGCAAAGCAAGAGTAGCATCAACACGTTTCGTTTTTTTCTGTTCATAGGCACAGTTATTACTTTTGCCCTCATTCTTCTCATTATCGTCCTGGGGGATCAACAATTCGGCCCTGTCCATAAAGTCGTTTTTGAAGGGGCTGGCCCTCTTCAAAAAGGCATGGCCAAAATAAGTCGCTCCATCCACTCTGTGAAAAGAAAATACATTGATCTTCTCACAGTTCGCGAAGAAAAAGAACGGCTCTGGCGAGAATTGCAGGAGTGCAGGACAACAGCTTATGCCAACCGAGGCGCGGTTGCACTGAATGCCCGACTCAGAAAACTCCTTGATTTCAAGGAATCTTCCAATCAGCCCACTATCACTGCCCAGATTATCGGCAAAGATCCTTCGCTTTGGTTCCGCAGTGTTATCATCGACCGTGGCACCAGCGATGGAGTCGGCAAGGGCATGCCAGTTGTGACAGGTGAAGGAATAGTTGGTCAAGTCTATGCATCATCATCGGATTATTCCAAAGTACTCCTTGCCATAGCACCTTCCAGTGCGATTGATGTCCTTTTACAGGACTCACGGATACGGGGTATCCTGAAAGGAACCGGAACAAATTTATATCACCTTGAATATATCCTCAAAACAGCAGAGGTTTTTGTAGGAGACAGGGTTGTTACAGCCGGATACGGAGGTATGTTTCCCACCGGGCTTCCCGTTGGCATCGTGTCAAAGGTTACCAGGAACAGGCGAGGGATGTTTCTTGAAATTGAAGTCGTCCCGGCTGTTGATTTCAAAACCCTGGAAAATCTTTTGGTCATTGAACGAGAAAAAAAAGAGTTCAACTGA
- a CDS encoding ATP-binding protein encodes MLTPEQRKHKRRLTRYVIVFCMLLIPLLVYTQRNLLRGELNLPISSTILIFALININGLLLLLMLYLILRNLVELVFERKNKIMGSRLRTRLVIAFVSLSMIPTVILFLVSLGSVSTAMEYWFNSNVEESLQSSLTLARNLFHETEDRAANMGSQIGLLLEQGEVSMHDNVKLQQLFDKTLSLVPLGAPDALSLITPQLGMIVTAKGERLATISLPEIPSEALRRAAESQEPEIITRQVPAGELIQAIVPVMSDEPNRPFLVTTLLIPEAKLALMQSVSKGITDYKQLVMLKAPIKLSMIIMLLIITLLILFGAIWFGFFIARSMTASINKLAEGTQRVAGGELDFTIEKESDDEMGLLVDSFNSMTSDLLKSNKELAETHTALQQSNLISEQRRRYLETILKNVAAGVIAINEHNEVTTINPFAEKLLKIDTASFLHKDFHQALPRSHVAVIESFFNDLLESGKRSIERHLNLTVRKGETYSLLVNITRLIDDKERSIGYVIVFDNLTKLEKAQRLAAWQEVARRIAHEIKNPLTPIQLSAQRLRKRYMDTIENNRDIFEQCTGTIISQVDEIKRLVTEFSDFARMPRVKKQQANIIAIATDTLVLYREGHKHINFPLEYDELPLFAFDPVQIKRVLINLLDNAVSVLAHGGTVSTEIHLHREEDTVMIIVRDNGPGMVPQVKQRLFEPYFSTRKSGTGLGLAIAHTIIAEHNGAITVHDNIPTGTIFTIELPFHHESRTSSIPEPSNQNTLQT; translated from the coding sequence ATGCTTACCCCTGAACAGCGAAAACACAAACGGCGCCTCACCCGCTATGTTATTGTTTTTTGCATGCTATTGATACCCCTTCTTGTCTATACCCAACGCAACCTGCTTAGGGGGGAGCTCAACCTGCCCATCTCCAGCACGATCCTGATCTTTGCCCTGATTAATATAAACGGCCTCCTGCTCCTCCTCATGCTCTACCTGATCTTACGAAATCTGGTAGAGCTGGTCTTTGAACGAAAAAACAAAATCATGGGATCACGCCTGCGAACCCGGCTGGTTATCGCTTTTGTCTCGCTGTCCATGATCCCCACAGTGATTTTATTCCTGGTTTCCCTGGGCTCAGTTTCCACGGCAATGGAGTATTGGTTTAACTCCAACGTCGAGGAATCTCTCCAATCCTCCCTCACCCTTGCTCGCAACCTCTTTCATGAAACAGAGGATCGGGCCGCAAATATGGGCAGCCAGATCGGCTTATTACTGGAACAAGGAGAGGTGAGCATGCATGATAATGTGAAATTACAGCAGCTCTTTGATAAAACTCTTTCCCTGGTGCCTCTTGGTGCTCCTGACGCGCTTTCCTTGATAACCCCGCAATTGGGTATGATAGTCACGGCCAAAGGTGAACGCTTAGCAACGATTTCCCTCCCTGAAATCCCCTCTGAAGCTCTCCGCAGAGCAGCGGAAAGCCAGGAACCGGAAATCATTACCCGTCAGGTTCCAGCAGGAGAATTGATTCAGGCCATCGTACCCGTCATGTCAGATGAGCCGAACAGACCCTTTCTTGTCACCACCCTGCTCATTCCTGAGGCCAAGCTGGCTCTCATGCAATCGGTATCCAAAGGGATCACCGATTACAAGCAACTCGTCATGCTTAAGGCCCCGATCAAACTAAGCATGATCATCATGCTGCTGATTATTACTCTGCTTATTCTCTTCGGCGCGATCTGGTTTGGTTTTTTCATTGCCCGCTCCATGACCGCCTCTATTAATAAACTGGCAGAGGGCACTCAGCGCGTTGCTGGCGGTGAGCTTGATTTCACCATAGAAAAAGAATCAGACGATGAGATGGGCTTGCTGGTTGACTCTTTCAACTCCATGACCTCAGATCTTCTGAAAAGTAATAAGGAGTTGGCTGAAACCCATACGGCCCTCCAGCAATCCAACCTGATCTCAGAACAGCGCAGGCGATACCTGGAAACCATCCTGAAAAACGTTGCTGCGGGCGTTATTGCCATTAATGAGCATAACGAGGTTACCACGATTAATCCCTTTGCAGAAAAACTGCTCAAAATTGATACAGCAAGCTTTCTTCATAAAGATTTTCACCAGGCCCTTCCCCGCTCCCATGTTGCGGTTATTGAGAGCTTCTTTAACGATCTACTGGAATCAGGAAAACGTTCTATTGAGCGACATCTCAACCTTACAGTGCGCAAGGGCGAGACCTATTCTCTCCTAGTCAATATCACTCGGTTGATTGATGATAAAGAGCGCTCCATCGGCTACGTTATTGTTTTTGATAATCTGACTAAGCTGGAAAAGGCCCAACGCCTGGCGGCCTGGCAGGAAGTAGCACGCAGAATTGCCCATGAGATCAAGAACCCTCTGACGCCGATCCAACTTTCGGCCCAGAGACTTCGAAAACGGTACATGGACACTATAGAGAATAATCGTGATATCTTTGAGCAATGTACCGGCACTATCATCAGTCAGGTGGATGAGATCAAACGACTGGTCACAGAATTCTCTGATTTTGCCCGTATGCCACGGGTCAAAAAACAACAGGCAAATATTATCGCTATTGCTACCGACACCTTAGTACTGTATCGTGAGGGACATAAACATATCAATTTTCCTTTGGAATACGATGAGCTTCCCCTGTTCGCCTTTGATCCGGTCCAGATTAAAAGAGTCCTGATCAATCTGCTGGACAACGCGGTCAGCGTTCTTGCCCACGGCGGGACGGTCTCTACGGAAATACACCTACACAGAGAAGAAGATACCGTCATGATTATTGTCCGTGACAACGGTCCTGGCATGGTCCCCCAGGTGAAACAGCGTCTCTTTGAACCCTATTTTTCCACCCGGAAGTCGGGGACCGGCCTGGGTCTTGCTATCGCCCATACCATCATTGCTGAGCATAATGGGGCCATTACGGTGCATGATAATATACCTACCGGTACGATCTTCACCATTGAACTTCCCTTTCATCATGAAAGCAGAACAAGTAGCATACCTGAACCGTCTAACCAGAATACATTGCAAACATAA
- the mrdA gene encoding penicillin-binding protein 2 — MKNIRKQNRKREPAQDISGWPRDTGTPRITHINDGELDFYRRRAMYSSSVLVFFFIIIITRLWYLQIQQGDEYNKLAKNNRVRYLEIAAPRGNILDRKGREIVTNRPSFNVVWVRESNRVDDALLKKISAILGIEISELLARTRKMVGTPGHIPIRLAEELSWDKVAYIENNRMELPGIQIEVAPQRVYHYGNLASHIIGYLGEISQKDLSSDAFEGYKSGDMVGKMGLEKIREKDLRGEKGRHYMEVNALGFEQRNLKGLEPLPGNDVQLTIDVDLQQAAEELMMKDDKSGAVVAIEVNTGRLLMLASSPVLELDKFLGGISIKHWKEMLNNPHHPLINKIVQGQYPPASTYKIVTAIAALAEGVITPDSSVYCPGHYRFGNRTYRCWKKSGHGAVNLKRALSESCDVYFYQVGQRLGVNRLASYATRLGLGQKTGVEMEHERSGLIPTSDWKLQRYKRPWQEGETLSIAIGQGFNLVTPLQLALMTATVANGGTLYKPGMIETVRDPDGHIIEQFQPTVLDRFDDQGRNLEVVKEGLIEAVNGRRGTARRAKLENIIVAGKTGTAQVVRLKQYKHLKEEDIPYKYRDHAWFTCFAPAERPEIAVTVLVEHGLHGGSAAAPIAKAVLEKYFGPRGKMSENMDSVVLFQEELASSTDSPEIIH, encoded by the coding sequence ATGAAAAATATCAGAAAACAGAATCGAAAAAGAGAGCCTGCTCAGGACATCAGCGGCTGGCCCCGTGATACCGGAACACCACGCATCACCCATATTAACGACGGTGAGCTTGATTTTTATCGCCGCCGGGCCATGTATTCCTCTTCTGTTCTGGTCTTTTTTTTCATCATCATCATTACCCGACTCTGGTATCTGCAAATTCAACAAGGGGATGAATACAATAAACTCGCAAAAAACAACCGAGTACGCTATCTGGAAATTGCCGCGCCCCGAGGAAATATTCTGGATCGGAAAGGGCGTGAAATTGTTACCAACCGCCCCTCCTTCAACGTTGTCTGGGTCCGGGAAAGTAACCGTGTTGACGATGCCCTGCTTAAAAAAATCTCTGCAATTCTCGGGATAGAGATATCTGAGCTGCTAGCCAGAACCCGCAAGATGGTTGGCACACCGGGCCATATCCCCATTCGCCTTGCCGAAGAATTGAGTTGGGACAAGGTTGCCTATATTGAAAATAACAGAATGGAACTTCCCGGGATCCAGATAGAGGTTGCTCCGCAAAGGGTATATCATTACGGCAACCTCGCCTCACACATTATCGGATATCTCGGTGAAATCAGTCAAAAAGATCTTTCGTCAGACGCATTTGAGGGCTATAAGTCCGGTGATATGGTCGGCAAAATGGGACTTGAAAAAATACGGGAAAAAGACCTTCGCGGAGAAAAAGGGCGTCATTACATGGAAGTGAATGCTCTCGGATTTGAGCAGCGTAATCTCAAAGGACTGGAGCCCCTCCCAGGTAATGATGTGCAACTCACCATTGATGTTGATCTTCAGCAGGCAGCTGAAGAACTCATGATGAAGGATGACAAATCCGGTGCAGTGGTTGCAATCGAGGTCAACACAGGTCGTTTGCTGATGCTGGCAAGCTCTCCTGTGTTGGAGCTTGATAAATTCCTCGGTGGCATTTCAATAAAACATTGGAAGGAGATGCTGAATAATCCTCATCATCCTCTGATCAACAAGATTGTCCAAGGCCAGTACCCTCCGGCTTCCACTTACAAAATAGTCACAGCCATAGCAGCCCTGGCAGAGGGCGTTATAACGCCCGACAGCTCAGTCTATTGTCCCGGTCATTACCGCTTCGGCAATCGAACCTATCGTTGCTGGAAAAAATCCGGACACGGCGCTGTCAATCTGAAGCGTGCATTGTCTGAATCCTGTGATGTCTATTTTTACCAGGTCGGGCAACGGCTCGGGGTTAACAGGCTGGCCAGCTACGCAACTCGGTTAGGACTGGGCCAAAAAACCGGGGTGGAAATGGAGCATGAACGGAGCGGACTTATCCCCACTTCAGACTGGAAGCTGCAACGCTATAAACGACCTTGGCAGGAAGGCGAAACCCTTTCCATAGCTATCGGGCAAGGATTTAACTTGGTGACTCCCCTTCAGCTCGCCCTCATGACTGCAACTGTAGCTAATGGCGGCACCTTGTACAAACCAGGTATGATCGAAACTGTACGCGATCCAGATGGTCATATTATTGAGCAATTCCAGCCCACGGTCCTGGATCGTTTTGATGATCAGGGCCGCAATCTGGAGGTCGTTAAAGAAGGATTAATTGAAGCAGTCAATGGACGTCGTGGTACAGCACGCCGAGCCAAACTTGAAAACATCATCGTTGCAGGGAAAACCGGGACAGCACAGGTTGTTCGGCTCAAGCAGTATAAACATTTAAAAGAAGAAGATATCCCCTATAAATATCGAGACCATGCCTGGTTTACCTGCTTTGCACCAGCAGAACGCCCGGAAATAGCGGTCACAGTTCTGGTTGAGCATGGCCTGCACGGCGGATCAGCTGCTGCTCCCATTGCTAAGGCAGTGCTGGAAAAATACTTCGGACCACGGGGAAAAATGTCGGAAAATATGGACTCGGTGGTGCTCTTTCAGGAAGAGCTTGCCTCATCAACAGATTCCCCAGAAATCATACATTAA